The DNA segment TCTCTGTGTATACTGAGTGTTAGGCGTCTCCATGTCTCAACAGGTATGTGATCTGGCCTGATTCCTGCAACGCATCACAGCcgtagttgtttttttttggtctgctgcttctgttaaTGCAAAAACCTGGTCCCTAACCCCACCTTACCCATTCCTGTCACTCCATTACAACTGTGGGTGGAATGAGACACACCCTGCCACTCAGTAGGGAAATATGCGTTTCTCCATATTAAAATAGATGACACAATGCCATGAATGACTTCTCTTCGCCGAATAAGCACTTTTTTAAATGGGACATTTGTTTCCCCTTTTTAAGTAGATTAATTTAATTGAGAAATTCCCtgtcaaaaaagaaatgtgtgaatAACTAATGAATCAACATCCACAGTAATGAGTGAGTGAGGCCGATATGTGCTTTAAAAGTCCGACCTGTATGCACGTACGAGCAGTTTGGCTCCACAATGTACTGGCACTAAAGACAGACATTTAAAACACAGGTTTCATCTTCTAAGGCTGAAGAATCACATTTTTCCAGCTCAGACAGAGGATTTATGCTGAAGACCACAAAGATGCTGCTGGTGGCAATCAGAGCCAATTGGTCCgttaaagaaaacacacacacacacacacacacacacacacagacacactgagCCCTGACAGGTTGTCGCATtacactgcagcagctggagttcCCAAACCTCACTGTTCCCCTCCACCATAGCAACACCGGGAACACGGCCTGCAGCCCGCAGACAATGCATGCAGCTACAGCTGAGGTCATTCACTGCGGGGGGTCTTGTGATCTATCTACGTCAGCCCTATCTGTCTTATTAATGTGCGGGAGCGTGCGTGCGCTATAAATGGGTGGAGAGTCAGACACATGACTAATGGAATAAATAGGTGATTAGTTGATTATGCGGGAACGAAGAACAGAAGCCACGATGTTTCATCCTTTGGCACAGAAACTGGCCACCACACCTTCCAGATCAAACACGTCCAACCACGTCGGCTGCAGCCTTTAATTGTCAAACGCGCACGGATGGAAGTGGCGGCCGGCGAACCGAGTCGTTTCCACCGGGAATAATAGGTAGATGTGGCGGCCGGCACAAAGGTGGAACGGGGCTGCTATCGACTGACTCTGGGTGGAAACCATTCACAAACCGACCATTAGACAGTTCAGGCCAACAACATGTAAGATTATCTTGAAAGACGTATGCAGATCATACCATTAGCGGCGCCCCTGTCTGTACCAACgctttaattattattttatagcGGCGTTTGGAGCAAACTAGCGCGGTTAGCCGGTGACACCTAGATATGACACGTTCGGGATATTAAATTGTTTCCGGCGAGATGGATTAAAGTACTGTAAATCTCTCACCTTCGGGCTCGGTTCTCGGTCGTGAATAAGGCGTCGCGGAGAGAAGAAGCGGGGCGAGGCTGTTTCTCGGGTATTTTCCTCCCTGGTAGGTGTGTAGCTTACCGCATATGCGGCTTTTATCATCGCACCGCTCCTCTCCAGCCGCACTCGCAGTCCACGGTGGGAATGAAACAGTCGGAGCAGAAAGGGCAGCGGAACGGCTTCAGCACCGGAGACCGACTTCCTGGTAGGCGGCCAATCACATTCAACGCGAGGCCATTTAATCGCGACTCTAGTCCAGTAAAAACCTACAACCGGACCTTAGACCCGCCTCATGAATGCGACGGGAATCCGACGCCCCAGAGCTGGCATGAGACAAGTGCGGCGACAAATGGCGTTGAGGATCAGCCAATAGGAAGAGGCGAAGGGCGGCGCTAGCTGTGAGTGACAGGGGAAGGAGCCAATGGGAGGGCGGCAGCAGGTGCCTGCGCGGCGCTCTCGCGGTAAAGTTGAGAGATTTGCGCGCCCTTTGTTTACCGCCGCATCAGCAGACGAGCGCCGGTCTGCGACCATCAGCAACTATTTCAGTATATAACTGAGCTAAATCCAGCAGCCTTTCTCAATCTTCTCGGAAACGACAGGGCTGTACTTAACAGGTGTAATTCAAATGCGACAAGAAGAATCATTTATGACTGGACGCATTAATACAAGCACTCTGTCACGAAGACAAAGTTTGTATGACGACCTTTATGTGCAAAACCAGCGTTTTCTTAAGtataagaacaaaaacaaactgctttAAGCATAAAGATGCAGTCATTTCAATAATAAATGGGCGTCAGTTAGCAGATTCGAGtataacatgtttattttgggGGCAAGAATTCTCTGCGAATCGAGTTACACTCTTCATTAAGCAGTTCAGAAAGCACTTGAACAAGAACAAAACAGGATTTACCAATCAGTTTTTGCTTTCTAATAGCTCTGTATTGCTTTGTGCCTGAGGAAGTTAGAAACACATTTCAATATTAGAGCAGAGATGTTCATTTGCACAGTGATTTTGGAATGATGGGCATGTTTTACATAAGAGTAAAATGATTACATTGATTATTCAGTGAACAATCAACTCAATATTTTGATGAAATGACTAAGTCTTCTGCTGTTATTATAATATTATATGCACGTTGTGTATTGAATGTTAAGCAACCAGTGTTACATTTCATGGGCCCACCACAGAGTCTATAAATACAGCATGGTGGCATCAAGGGAGAAGTGAAATGAGAGGAAAcaaaaaacacttaaatgtgGTAGATTATATGATGCAAATTCACAACTCTTCAAGGTCAGAATAACACAATTCTTTCAACAAACGGAATGAAACACCAGTACTGGCAGACTGAGGCTGACCTGTGCTGGCTGAGCAACAATGCACTCTTGCAGCGCTTTATATTTGATATTAGTCTCCTCATGTGCAAAGAGCAAGTTCACAAGCTGTGCAATGGGCCAAGCGGGCTGCAATCCAAACACCAACTTACATCTTTTTCCATCCCTCCCATATTCCCCACGTAAAACAACTACTCTAAACACATTTCAATACTCAGGTGGCATTGTGCAAATTATAAGCAAGTCCATAATAAACTACTACCttatgtgtgtgttatataAAAGGCAACTATgacatgtttggttttttttgtttttttttgctatatATTATCAGTGCATTTCATAGACATCTAATGGATTCACAGTAATTGCCTCACAACATCTTGCAGATTTTAAAGTGACCGTAAAATGCACTCTTGCATGATTCAATAAGAGTTTGATTTAACATTAGATATCGATGCTTCTGCGGTCGGATGTGGAATCATAATAACAGCACTACTCACTgtaatacattttaataaaacttgCTTAACAAACTAGATTCACTTAAATTTGGTGCACTTTCCACAGTCCTCATCCAGTTGCATGCTACACCAAAGAAACAACAGATCAGCTCATCATTGTCAGAACATTTCTCTCTCTTAGACAAACTGTTCTGTTTATATTGGACACCCCCCTGtgcaataaaaatgttcatGAAGAGGGTCCTACTTGACATGAATCTAGTCTGACTGGAGTTGAAGACACTTACATAGTATAGCTCTCTTACTATAAGTGCTATTGTCTAAAAACATGCAAGTAAAATACATTATTGTTGATTATAGCAACATGAACACAAGTagatgcagcagaaacaaaattCCAAAAGAAGAAATGTGTGTTAATCATCTGATCTGCCATTTTCTGGTGTAATCATTAGGTTTGAAACCATGAATTACACAACCAAACCAAACGATTTTCCACCCAGCACAAAATGTTTGATAAAATTAAAGTGTGTTAcaatcaaacacatttaaatagcATAAAATGTTTTTCCTTGTTAAGAACATTCAACATGGAAAAGAAACAGCTCAAAACTGCTGCATGTTTTCAGCTGTCTCTCCCTCATGTAATGTATCCCCCACTCAGCTGCATAAAATGTGCCCTATTCATACTCAccataagaaaataaatctcGAAATGATAAATGAGCATCACAGTGGGATACATTCCTGAGTTGTACCTTTGAACAGTACACAGCTCTGTAGTTCCCCGTCAGCCACCAGGTGGTGCTGTTGAGCGCTGTTGCCAGGCAGACGATGGGGCTGATGTCTAATGTGCTGTGGTAGCGACGGGCCAGATGTGACACCTGGCAGTCAGGTGATTCTCAAAGATTGCCAGGATCAATCAGACAACTGGGTCAAGTAATGCTCCTCTAAAACTCATAAACcgttaaaaatgacatttttctccTGTGGTCCTACCTTTGATTATCAGCCTGTAAAACccataaacatttaaaattctCTCTCTTGGCCAATCCCCTAaacatctaactgcattttacCATTCAGGTTGAGACTCAGTTGTAGTGGAGATGCCCCATCAGAGACTGTCTTCTTGTTGGCGGCGAAGGACAGTCGGGATTTTGGTTCTGATCAGGCTCATCGTCTGGTGTCACGAGCTGCAGAGCCACTTCATTCACATAGCAGAAAGATGAGCGTGAGCTTTGATGGCTCTTCTGCTCTGCAAGCTCTTTAGCACTGCATGATGGTGTATCCGGGACTTCATAGGTCCGATGGAAAAACGAATAGTCCACCTGGGGTAGAAAAtacaggaaatgtcagtttcCTTGAGTGTTTCGTCTGTATACTGCACATCTGTGTACTTTTCTGACCTGGTAGCACTCCTTCCTCTCAAAGAGCACTGGTTCGAATCGATGTCCCCAGAGGATTTCAGAAGCCACGTAGGAGCTACGACACTGTGTGGTCATGGCCGTGGCCTCCACCATCCCCTCAAGTATGACGACCAGCTCCAAATCGGCGTCCTTTTCTAGGGTTTTTCGATCAATCTCAAACAAGGGTGACTCATCGTTAATCTCGTGGACAATCGTCACCGGTGAGACCAAGAAGATGCGATCGGTGCCGGTGTCGAAGCCCACATTGATGTCTACGTTGTCCAATGGGAGGaactctccctcctctgtcaccCTGGGCTGAAGTTGGGAATAGAGAACACAGTGATGTCACCAAGAGAAACACTGATGATGTTGTGGAAATGTACTTAAATCTAATTAAATTCATTTCAAATCGGTGCATTCTCATTTGCAAAcgtaaaataacattaaaaacagctCAGTGTTGGGCAGATCCTGACCCACATTGACCAAAAAACCTTTGAAGGACCCACATTTTGGTCCGAGAGGTAAACACAAAGTGATCCTTTATAAAGCTCTAACCTACACGGAGTTCTCCTCACAGAACCAAATGAGATAACAGAGGACAATGGTCCTCCGTTAAAGAATTGTGGGGAAAGTTAATCCACATTAAATCTTCCTAGCCACTGAGGGAGGATAAAATAAGCTCTCATTAACAACAATCTGGAATACAGGCCAGATGGTCCGGCCGCTCTGTCGTCCTCTCTCATACTACCTCCAACTCTGACCTCTCACAACAGCTTCTTTATAAATTTGGGGAATTTCTTTTTCCTACTCTGTCCACTCACCTTCAGCAGCTGTGCTCGAACGTGCGCCTCTACCAGGTGGCTCTTGCGCATGTTTCCAACCCTCCACATGACGCAGAGTTTCCCGTCCCTCAGCGCCACCACGGCTGTGTCAGAGAACACCAGAGTCTCGTTGCGCTTCTTGGGCTTGGCAATCTTTGCCATGACTGCCCCGATGATGAAGGCGTCAATAATGCagcccacaatgcactgcaaaacgACCGCCACCACCGCCAGGGGACATTCTTCGGTCACGCTTCTGAACCCGTAACCGATGGATGTCTGCGTCTCCAAGGAGAATAGAAAGGCAGCCATGAAGCTGTTCACCTGGAGGAAGCAGGGCTCCCCTACAGTTCCCTCTTTTTCAGACTCTCCTCCCAACCCAGCCTCTCCTGATCCCGGAGAAGAACCTGAGCCTTTCGGAAGCCCGATGGAGAGGTCCCCATGTGCAGAGGCGATGAGCCAGAAGGCAAAACCAAAGAGCAGCcaggagagaagaaaggagagggtGAAGATGACGAGCATCCAGCGCCAGCGGATGTCCACACAGGTGGTGAAGAGGTCGCTAAGGTAGCGCTGGCCCCTCTCGCTCATGTTGACGAAGGTGACGTTGCAGCGTCCGTCCTTGCCCACAAAGCGCTGTCGGGGCCGGCGGCTTGAGCGCCTGGTGCACCTTCGGCCCGTAGTaaagggggaagagagggaatcCTGGTCAGAGGATGACCGGTCTTTCGCTCTCCCGCCTTTACCACTGCCTTTGACAACCCCGGAGCACATTCCTCTAGCTCTCATCCCGCCTTCTCCTGCATCCCCTCCAACTGACTCCCCAATGGTACTCTGCCTCCGTGCATTGGTAACCTTGTCCTGAAACGGTAGGAATTTGCCATTCAGGGCGCGGGTCGGGGAAGGACTGCTTGGGGAACCCGCTGGACTCCCCCCCACCATAGCCGTATCCGCATCACTCAGTGCTAGCCTCatgacctcctcttcctccactggcCCGTCTACCACAGCACTGAAGCGCCGTTTCACACGTGCAGCTCCCATCGTTTGTCAAAAAGCCTGGAAAAGTTCAGCTTCAATAATCCTTTGATCCAAGTGTCCTTATGCTGTCGGCTGATATAGTCAGTTCAGTGCGTGTCCATAACATTGCTGGTTTTTAAATGGAAGATACAATATCAAGTTCACACTGACGTCGATCTATCACTTGTTTACCTCCACTATAGTCCTTACTTTGACAGATGTAGCCTTTGTCTCAGGGGTCTGAAAGTGGATTCAAAGAATGTCCACATTTAAACATACTCAAAAAATAATGTTTTAGGTGCTGAAAACACAGACGTCCTACATACATGAGGGATTTGAGTCTGTTGCGCAATAATCCATTTGACAGAGACAAAGTAGTTTAGGGCTGTATGGGCGGTAACAGTCTTCATAAATACATGCGGGACAAGTTCTGGTCTAGTTACAGGAAATAAAGGGATGTCTGGAGCAGAGGTGGGATGCACATTATAGGGCGGTGCATACAGGACGGGCAAACTAAAAGATTAACGACACGATGAGAAAGTATTTTACATGCAGCcaaaaaaagctaaagaaaaaaacaaacaagaaaacatgCTGAATTCTTACGACCAGTTATTTGAATTTTTCATAATCCTTTGGCATCAGCATgaggaaacagagcagagaaCCTTTAGTAGGGTCAAATGTCCACTGTCATCACACACcctcagaagctggagaaggcaCAGAATGTTGCGTACTCAACGCACGCTTTCTACCGGCTTCACCCCACCTAAATTTGTGCTGCAACTTGCTGCCCTTCTGCCAAAGTCAAGGAAATGATGCCCTTTCCAGTCAGTCATGTCACTGCTTTAGCATCATCATTCAAAGGGTCTGCATACCTGTTTAATGGCCACGGTCAAACTGGCAAAGAAGAAACAGACCTGAGCCACACTGCTGTTAGCAATTACCTGCAACAATTAGCCTCTGAAAGCAAACATACCTCATTACAGCCGAGAACTCACCGAGGCCTGACgataagaagaaaagagagattaCTTTGATCTGCCTTTGACATCTCGTGCGCTTCCAGCTTTGAGTAGCAGATTCATATGGAGGGAAAAGATAAGACCGCACGTCACCTGTGGAGGATTTCTACATCTTTTCTGGAGGTTTGGTGTCAGAGTTAACAGATCAGGCGGAGAAGGTTGTTTAGAGCATACGCGAGCTGCAGATTAGATCTGTTTGAACGTCACAAAAAGCATCCAAGCACATTTCCATGATTTCAATTCCAGTTCATATGCGGCGATAACGaggaacacaaacatgcagggTAAACTTGAATCATAATAGTAAGAATGAAATCAGATCATTACCTTCTGTAAACATTTACAGAGACTTCAACAGTTTCTCCAGAGAGATTCAAACCCACAACCCTTTATTTCACAGTACACACAACAACCTGGAAATGCTGTGGCTACAACAAATGGAAGTGGGGGAAAAGATCTCTCCTGAAGTGTGAGCTGACATAAGGGTTCATCTTTGCTCGTGTGTCGACTCCCCTTTAAGACACATCCTGGGTGAGTTCCTCCAAACACAAGATGTTCAGAAGATTACAACAAAACTCTCTGTCATTTTTAATCTTTGTTGTGTCCCGAAAGAGCTTCTTGTCAGgcttaaaaagaagaagaagaaaaatgaaggtgagaATTAACTGTTTCGACAATATGTGTCTGTTTACATTCTCTCAGTCATTAAAACCTTTAGAATGCAACAAATGACTAACATTTAAATTAAGAATGATTAGAAACCTACTTACTGGTGTGGTTAATCCCAAAATTTGTCACGCAAGACCTGGGATTGACATCAGATTAATCCAGTGATCAAATATGCTGCAGGTTCTCCCACTGAGCGCTTCGATCTTGAAGATCTGCCGTGAAGGAAAAGCCTTTAAATTAAGCAGGAGGAATAAACTCTGCACATGGAAATCAGTGTCAGATCAGAGAAATCAGAGATCACGACATTCTGCCAACATCACCACAGGCAGAACGTGCTCACATTTACCCAACTAAACGGTTACCTATGGGGTGACTAACATGGGTCACAAACCCAAGTAGAAAAACTGGGTCACACCTGGAGTTATTGATGAAATCAGTGTTAAAGTGAGACTCCAAATTGGGGCTAAAGAGGCAGAATGTGCCGAGGATTACTGCTGCACTTGTGACTCTGCTAATCCTTCACGGCGTTACGCAACAGCCTCTTCTGCCATAGAAAATGACAACACACCTATTAAAAgccccaggtgtgtgtgtgtgtgtgtgtgacacctgGGCAAGAGAGATCAACTGGAAGTGTGCACGGTGGCTATGCAGCGAGGAGGACGTGCATGTCCAGCCCGGAGGCCTCTGCTGTAGCTCATGCCAACACCGAGGGAACGAGCTCTCAGGTTCGCTATCTCTGCCACGCAGCGGAGTGTTGCCGGACACCTGACGACTGGCTCGAGGAGgtgatgaggtgtgtgtgctcgtgagcgcgcgtgtgtgttgccTAACCATATCGTGATGAGGTGACAAATGTCTCAGGTGACCTCTTATGTAAAAATAACGCCGCGCTGGATCTGCGGTTTGTCCATAAAAGCTGCGAGACGAATCCGAATTTAACCTccgataaaaaaataaaagtaataaaataaaataaaagttttgcTGCAGGTTTCCTTGTTTGTATGCTTTCAATGACTCTCAATTTATAAGGACAGATACTGTAGTGGAATTTAGAAGTGACTGCATTTATATCTTATCACCTGTTCTTTTATTGGTACATTCTAATTTAAAGAATTTACTTATATTTAATGTGGTTCTATACATTCattatgaaataaatattttacaataataTTTCAGTTTATAGAAGATATTCATACAAGGatagatgtaatatttaatagcTGAAAGTGGCACTTTAAAAGAGTTAATTATCTATTGGTATCATATCTAAAGATAATGGTGCTCAGTGGGTCGGAATAAGCAAATCAgatttttgttcatttaaaaaaagattaactatagaaaagaaaaaagcagttGTTTCCTTTGATAATGAAATCATTCCCCTCCAAGATCAAAGTCCCATCATCTTtgttccagctccagctctgttcttcctccctcactaaccctcactaacccgaCCCATTTCTACCAGATTATCCGACCATGTCACCGTTTATGTGCTCAGATTAGACTCAGAATGACTTGAGCGTCATTGTTAAACGCTTCTAATAAACTATTTACTTCATTTTATGTCAGACTTCCTGTCTCGCTCTTACACTGGATTTTATAAGGATAAAATAAGGATCTTTTCTAAAGTGTTTTGCTGGTTTCCTGATGTACTGTGAGCAACACAAAAAGCCTCAGCTGTCACCCTCTAGTCATAGAGAGATCAATACTGGTAATTGATCGGTGGAGCTCAGAAACCAGGGCATATGCTGGTCTGCTCTGGATCACAGCTCTCTGCTTtgggtttctctttttctcagTTGCTTGAACTTGACTTTACATGTGGGATTTTATTGAAAGTTTGATTTCAGGTGGCAGATGTTGTCATGGCCAAAGCTGAAAATATCACTCGAACGTGCCGCCACAGGAGCAGTGACCCTTTTGATTTCTCTCTGTCCGATCGATTCTTTTCCGGCGAAGCGCTGATCTGGTGGCATCGTTCACGAGATGAAGCTCGCAGCGTCCCGCAGAACTGGACGATGCGTTATCAGGAGAAAAGTGGCAATATGGGAACAGCACGCATGTTTTACTGTAGCGGCTGTAATTAGACAGGGGCTGTTTGAACCAACACGCCTGCTTGTTCCTGCTTTTAATTTCTCCACATTAGCAGCTTCAAAAAGAGTCAGAACTGGTTCAGTGGTCTAGAAGGATATCATGAAGACACCAGGAGGAGCACGGCTGAATGATGCCTTATGCAGATGTCATAATAAATTACAAATCAAGCAAGAGGTCAAGTAGCAACTATATATAAAGAAACCGATTTCCACGGCACCAAGAGGGACATAATCCTACAGTATAAGAATTCTGACACTGTATTTTCTGCCTTTGGACAGCAGTCACTGGTGTTTCCCTCACTTCAAGCAAGGGCCACGAAACCAGTAACTCTGCTAAACCAGGTGATATTAAAACAGGACCATAGCTGGGAAGAACTGTTCTAAAGTATTCACACAACTAAACCCTCCAAACACAGCAAGTAGCCATAATGTGGTGGCATAAAGATAACTAGGTATGGCTACGACCGACAACAATGACACCTGCTCATGTGAAGCTGTGCAACATCACAATTTAAAGAACATACAGAAAGGCCTTAGCTGGAAACCACGGCtgtcagaataaataaaataaaacacaataaaaggcCGCCTCACTTA comes from the Takifugu rubripes chromosome 7, fTakRub1.2, whole genome shotgun sequence genome and includes:
- the kcnj14 gene encoding ATP-sensitive inward rectifier potassium channel 14, whose product is MGAARVKRRFSAVVDGPVEEEEVMRLALSDADTAMVGGSPAGSPSSPSPTRALNGKFLPFQDKVTNARRQSTIGESVGGDAGEGGMRARGMCSGVVKGSGKGGRAKDRSSSDQDSLSSPFTTGRRCTRRSSRRPRQRFVGKDGRCNVTFVNMSERGQRYLSDLFTTCVDIRWRWMLVIFTLSFLLSWLLFGFAFWLIASAHGDLSIGLPKGSGSSPGSGEAGLGGESEKEGTVGEPCFLQVNSFMAAFLFSLETQTSIGYGFRSVTEECPLAVVAVVLQCIVGCIIDAFIIGAVMAKIAKPKKRNETLVFSDTAVVALRDGKLCVMWRVGNMRKSHLVEAHVRAQLLKPRVTEEGEFLPLDNVDINVGFDTGTDRIFLVSPVTIVHEINDESPLFEIDRKTLEKDADLELVVILEGMVEATAMTTQCRSSYVASEILWGHRFEPVLFERKECYQVDYSFFHRTYEVPDTPSCSAKELAEQKSHQSSRSSFCYVNEVALQLVTPDDEPDQNQNPDCPSPPTRRQSLMGHLHYN